A single genomic interval of Cupriavidus sp. MP-37 harbors:
- a CDS encoding aromatic ring-hydroxylating dioxygenase subunit alpha, whose translation MEKILDNAAVKLPADFCADDENAWTLPASYYTRDAVFEYEKEKIFANSWICVAHRSELAEPNDYVTRDIIGESIVVLRDREGVLRAFYNVCPHRGHQLLQGSGRARNVITCPYHAWTFKLDGELALARNCDNVPNFDKSKSSLVPVKVEEYAGFVFINMNPDAGTVEAQLPGLEARMRAACPVIDELHLGARFVTETPANWKSIVDNYMECYHCGPAHPGFSDSVQVDRYTHTLHENWSLQFGHAKSSEKSFKLDESVKDPSFSGFWAWPCTMFNVPPGANFMTVIYEFPASAEVTLQHYDIYFLNKELTEDQNKLVEWYRDVFRPEDLRLVESVQKGLKSRGYRGQGRIMVDRQRSGISEHGIVHFHRKVAREYEGA comes from the coding sequence ATGGAGAAGATCCTCGACAACGCCGCCGTCAAGCTGCCCGCCGATTTCTGCGCCGACGACGAAAACGCCTGGACCCTGCCCGCCTCGTACTACACCCGCGACGCGGTGTTCGAATACGAGAAGGAAAAGATCTTCGCCAACAGCTGGATCTGTGTGGCCCACCGCAGCGAACTGGCCGAGCCGAACGACTACGTCACCCGCGACATCATCGGCGAAAGCATCGTCGTGCTGCGCGACCGCGAAGGCGTGCTGCGCGCCTTCTACAACGTGTGCCCGCACCGCGGCCACCAGCTGCTGCAAGGCAGCGGCCGCGCCAGGAACGTCATCACCTGCCCGTACCACGCCTGGACCTTCAAGCTCGATGGCGAACTGGCGCTGGCGCGCAACTGCGACAACGTCCCCAACTTCGACAAGAGCAAATCCAGCCTGGTCCCGGTCAAGGTGGAGGAATACGCCGGCTTCGTCTTTATCAACATGAACCCGGACGCCGGCACCGTCGAGGCCCAGCTCCCCGGCCTGGAAGCCCGCATGCGCGCCGCCTGCCCGGTGATCGACGAGCTCCACCTCGGCGCCCGCTTCGTCACCGAGACGCCGGCCAACTGGAAGTCCATCGTCGACAACTACATGGAGTGCTACCACTGCGGCCCGGCCCACCCCGGCTTCTCGGACTCCGTGCAGGTCGACCGCTATACCCACACGCTGCACGAGAACTGGTCGCTGCAGTTCGGCCATGCCAAGTCGTCGGAGAAGTCTTTCAAGCTCGACGAGTCGGTCAAGGACCCCAGCTTCAGCGGCTTCTGGGCCTGGCCTTGCACCATGTTCAACGTGCCGCCGGGCGCCAACTTCATGACCGTGATCTACGAGTTCCCGGCCAGCGCCGAAGTCACGCTGCAGCACTACGACATCTATTTCCTGAACAAGGAGCTGACCGAGGACCAGAACAAGCTGGTCGAGTGGTATCGCGACGTGTTCCGCCCGGAAGACCTGCGCCTGGTCGAGAGCGTGCAGAAGGGCCTGAAGTCGCGCGGCTATCGCGGCCAGGGCCGGATCATGGTCGACCGCCAGCGCAGCGGCATCAGCGAGCACGGCATCGTGCATTTCCACCGCAAGGTGGCCAGGGAATACGAAGGCGCGTAA
- a CDS encoding LysR substrate-binding domain-containing protein — protein sequence MNNLPPLEDLRVFCLVAQRASFVAAAEELGSSPAYVSKRVKALEQTMGAQLLHRSTRQVSLTENGERVYRWARHMLDEIGQLMDDVCAGGGAPRGLVRIGSSVGFGRRHVAPLISALCRQYPALEIRFDVFDKLVDLVAEGIDLDIRIGNDIAPHLIARRLARNWRVLCAAPSYLAARGAPQTLDALQQHDCLVTKERDHPFGIWRLTGPEGDRNVKVGGRLSSNHGEIVTGWALDGHGIMLRSMWDVGPDLKAGRLVQVLPGYRQDADIWAVYPSRLSGSARLRACVEFFMRHLGDATGESST from the coding sequence GTGAATAATCTGCCGCCACTGGAAGACCTGCGGGTGTTCTGCCTGGTTGCCCAGCGCGCCAGCTTCGTCGCCGCCGCGGAAGAGCTGGGCAGCTCGCCGGCCTATGTCAGCAAGCGCGTCAAGGCGCTGGAACAGACGATGGGCGCGCAACTGCTGCACCGGAGCACGCGCCAGGTGTCGCTGACGGAAAACGGCGAGCGCGTGTACCGCTGGGCGCGCCACATGCTCGACGAGATCGGCCAGTTGATGGACGACGTCTGCGCCGGCGGCGGCGCGCCGCGCGGGCTGGTGCGGATCGGCAGCAGCGTCGGCTTCGGCAGGCGCCATGTCGCGCCGCTGATCTCCGCTCTGTGCCGGCAGTACCCCGCGCTGGAAATCCGCTTCGACGTGTTCGACAAGCTGGTCGACCTGGTGGCCGAGGGCATCGACCTCGACATCCGCATCGGCAACGACATCGCGCCGCACCTGATCGCGCGCCGGCTGGCGCGCAACTGGCGGGTGCTGTGCGCGGCGCCATCGTACCTCGCGGCGCGCGGCGCGCCGCAGACGCTGGATGCGCTGCAACAGCACGACTGCCTCGTCACCAAGGAGCGCGACCATCCGTTCGGCATCTGGCGGCTGACCGGGCCGGAGGGCGACCGCAACGTCAAGGTCGGCGGACGCCTGTCGTCCAACCACGGCGAGATCGTCACGGGCTGGGCCCTGGACGGGCATGGGATCATGCTGCGCTCGATGTGGGATGTCGGGCCCGACCTCAAGGCCGGCCGCCTGGTGCAGGTGCTGCCCGGCTACCGGCAGGACGCGGATATCTGGGCGGTGTATCCTTCGCGCCTTTCCGGCTCGGCACGGCTGCGCGCCTGCGTCGAGTTTTTCATGCGGCATCTCGGCGATGCCACCGGGGAATCCAGCACATGA
- a CDS encoding PAS domain-containing protein gives MTENSFAFRLKELLEHKKLTLQAVANALEVSRPAVHKWTRGGEIDYEKLRKLAAFLGVNWIWLRYGEQARQEAESSSAVEIPMTDMRRRYTAEIMESEARMKLAQEGARIVTWEWNLITDDVTYSSNVEAVYGWRIVSNESFWKHVHADDVPMMNAAYEESLHTGRAHEFDFRLYQPDGSIRWISSRATPVRELDGRIVKIVGISMDNTARKLAEQSLRDQQARFQAVFELTAEGMALLDGALRCESVNAALAQMVGCDADALLGDGLAGRFADGGARLRRMTRARPRAEFSTGLQGVDGSALAVTVRATLNRSEDGASYYALALRRA, from the coding sequence ATGACAGAAAACAGCTTTGCCTTCCGCCTCAAGGAACTGCTCGAACACAAGAAGCTCACGCTGCAGGCGGTGGCCAACGCGCTCGAGGTGTCGCGCCCGGCCGTCCATAAATGGACCAGGGGCGGCGAGATCGACTACGAGAAACTGCGCAAGCTGGCGGCGTTCCTTGGCGTCAACTGGATCTGGCTGCGCTATGGCGAGCAGGCGCGGCAGGAGGCCGAAAGCTCCAGCGCGGTGGAAATCCCCATGACCGACATGCGCCGCCGCTACACCGCCGAGATCATGGAGAGCGAGGCGCGCATGAAGCTGGCGCAGGAGGGCGCGCGCATCGTCACGTGGGAATGGAACCTGATCACCGACGACGTGACCTACTCGTCCAACGTCGAGGCCGTATACGGCTGGCGCATCGTCAGCAACGAAAGCTTCTGGAAGCATGTGCATGCCGACGACGTGCCGATGATGAACGCTGCCTACGAGGAGTCGTTACACACCGGCCGTGCGCACGAATTCGACTTCCGCCTGTACCAGCCTGACGGCAGCATCCGCTGGATCTCGTCGCGCGCCACGCCGGTGCGGGAGCTGGACGGGCGCATCGTCAAGATCGTCGGCATCAGCATGGACAATACCGCGCGCAAGCTCGCCGAGCAGTCGCTGCGCGACCAGCAGGCGCGCTTCCAGGCGGTGTTCGAACTGACGGCGGAAGGCATGGCGCTGCTGGATGGCGCGTTGCGGTGCGAGTCGGTCAACGCGGCGCTGGCGCAGATGGTCGGCTGCGATGCCGATGCCCTGCTGGGCGACGGGCTGGCCGGACGCTTCGCCGATGGCGGAGCGCGCCTGCGCCGGATGACGCGCGCCCGGCCGCGGGCGGAGTTTTCCACCGGGTTGCAAGGCGTGGATGGCAGTGCGCTGGCGGTGACGGTGCGGGCAACGCTGAACCGCAGCGAGGACGGCGCGTCGTACTACGCGCTGGCGCTGCGCCGTGCCTGA
- a CDS encoding BCCT family transporter — MKTSTPRRDGFLTVCTLTAVLVTVIAMVRWPAQAAATATHLFEWSTRSFGSLVQIFVFGCVIACLGLAFSKYGNVRLGEGKPEYSTLSWVFMFICAGMGSSTMYWGVMEWVYYYQSPGLNVPTGTREALEHSISYSFFHWGLSAWAVYALPSLAMAYHFHVRKNKGLNLASIVEAITGFRATGPVGRLVDLIFLLTMFGALTVSIALTASTFTRGLSGLFGVPDTFVTQLIVIVGVSVLFSASAYIGINGGMQRLSHMVCWGALLLAAVVFAIGPTLFAGNNIVNGLGLMLQNYVHMSLFTDPTGDGAFSRGWTVFYWLWWVSYSPGVAMFVARVSKGRKIKEVIYALLLGGSIGCWFFFGALESYSMHQFITGAIDVPRILKEHGGEAAVEMLLSALPAGKVFLAVYLAIMIVFLAAHVDAVAYAVAATTTRNLAEGQDPSPTSRVFWCVMLTLVPLAMLFVKASLETMKTAVVLTAIPFLVILGIKLFGLFRWLLQDYADTPAHLIEAARADGEPRAETAERSAVVAGT; from the coding sequence TTGAAAACGTCCACGCCCCGCCGCGACGGATTCCTGACCGTCTGCACGCTCACCGCCGTGCTGGTCACCGTCATTGCCATGGTCCGCTGGCCCGCCCAGGCGGCCGCCACCGCCACCCATCTGTTCGAATGGTCCACGCGCTCCTTCGGCTCGCTGGTCCAGATCTTCGTGTTCGGCTGCGTCATCGCCTGCCTCGGGCTGGCCTTCAGCAAGTACGGCAACGTGCGCCTCGGCGAAGGCAAGCCCGAGTATTCCACCCTGTCGTGGGTGTTCATGTTCATCTGCGCCGGCATGGGGTCGTCGACCATGTACTGGGGCGTGATGGAGTGGGTCTACTACTACCAGTCGCCCGGCCTGAACGTGCCCACCGGCACCCGCGAGGCGCTGGAGCACTCCATCAGCTACTCGTTCTTCCACTGGGGCCTGAGCGCCTGGGCGGTGTACGCGCTGCCCTCGCTGGCGATGGCGTACCACTTCCACGTGCGCAAGAACAAGGGGCTGAACCTGGCGTCCATCGTCGAAGCGATCACGGGCTTCCGCGCCACCGGCCCGGTGGGCCGGCTGGTGGACCTGATCTTCCTGCTGACGATGTTCGGCGCGCTGACGGTTTCGATCGCGCTGACGGCGTCGACCTTCACGCGCGGCCTGTCCGGGCTGTTCGGCGTACCCGATACCTTCGTCACGCAGCTGATCGTGATCGTCGGCGTATCGGTGCTGTTCTCGGCGAGCGCCTACATCGGCATCAACGGCGGCATGCAGCGCCTGAGCCATATGGTGTGCTGGGGCGCGCTGCTGCTGGCCGCGGTCGTGTTCGCCATCGGGCCGACCCTGTTCGCCGGCAACAACATCGTCAACGGCCTGGGCCTGATGCTGCAGAACTACGTCCATATGAGCCTGTTCACCGACCCCACCGGCGACGGCGCCTTCAGCCGCGGCTGGACGGTGTTCTACTGGCTGTGGTGGGTGTCGTACTCGCCCGGCGTGGCGATGTTCGTGGCGCGCGTGTCCAAGGGACGCAAGATCAAGGAAGTCATCTACGCACTGCTGCTGGGCGGCAGCATCGGCTGCTGGTTCTTCTTCGGCGCGCTGGAAAGCTACAGCATGCACCAGTTCATCACCGGCGCCATCGACGTGCCGCGCATCCTGAAGGAGCACGGCGGCGAGGCCGCAGTGGAGATGCTGCTGAGCGCGCTGCCGGCGGGCAAGGTCTTCCTGGCCGTGTACCTGGCGATCATGATCGTCTTCCTCGCCGCCCACGTCGACGCCGTCGCCTACGCCGTGGCCGCCACCACCACGCGCAACCTGGCCGAAGGACAGGACCCCTCGCCGACCAGCCGCGTGTTCTGGTGCGTGATGCTGACCCTGGTGCCGCTGGCGATGCTGTTCGTCAAGGCATCGCTGGAGACCATGAAGACCGCCGTCGTGCTGACCGCGATCCCGTTCCTGGTGATCCTCGGCATCAAGCTGTTCGGCCTGTTCCGCTGGCTGCTGCAGGACTACGCCGACACCCCGGCGCACCTGATCGAGGCGGCCCGGGCTGACGGCGAGCCGCGCGCCGAGACCGCCGAGCGCTCGGCCGTGGTCGCCGGCACCTGA
- a CDS encoding tartrate dehydrogenase, with product MTKPFPAAFRIAAIAGDGIGNEVLPEGLRVVEAAARKFNLPIEVRHFEWANCDYYLRHGKMMPDDWKAQLDGFDAIYFGAVGWPDKVPDHISLWGSLLRFRREFDQYVNLRPVRLLPGVPCPLAGKQPGDIDFYVVRENTEGEYSPVGGRMYEGTAREIVMQQSIFSRHGTDRILKYAFELAQARPRKTLTSATKSNGIAVSMPWWDERTAAMGAQYPDVTWDSQHIDILCARFVLQPERFDVVVASNLFGDLLSDLGPACTGTIGLAGSANLNPEREFPSLFEPVHGSAPDIYGKQIANPIGMIWSGAMMLDFLGGAAGKQAHDAILAAIETVLREGPLTPDAGGKAGTSDVGKAIAEAL from the coding sequence ATGACCAAACCATTCCCAGCTGCGTTCCGCATCGCCGCCATCGCCGGCGACGGCATCGGCAACGAGGTCCTTCCCGAAGGGCTGCGCGTCGTCGAAGCCGCGGCGCGCAAATTCAACCTGCCGATCGAAGTGCGCCACTTCGAATGGGCCAACTGCGACTACTACCTGCGCCACGGCAAGATGATGCCGGACGACTGGAAAGCGCAGCTCGACGGCTTCGACGCGATCTATTTCGGCGCGGTGGGCTGGCCCGACAAGGTGCCCGACCACATCTCGCTGTGGGGCTCGCTGCTCAGGTTCCGCCGCGAGTTCGACCAGTACGTCAACCTGCGCCCGGTGCGCCTGCTGCCCGGCGTGCCCTGCCCGCTCGCCGGCAAGCAGCCCGGCGACATCGACTTCTACGTGGTGCGCGAGAACACCGAGGGCGAGTACAGCCCGGTCGGCGGCCGCATGTACGAGGGTACCGCGCGCGAGATCGTGATGCAGCAGTCGATCTTCAGCCGCCACGGCACCGACCGCATCCTGAAGTACGCGTTCGAGCTGGCGCAAGCGCGTCCGCGCAAGACCCTGACCTCGGCCACCAAGTCCAACGGCATTGCCGTCAGCATGCCGTGGTGGGACGAGCGCACCGCCGCCATGGGCGCACAATACCCCGACGTGACATGGGACAGCCAGCACATCGACATCCTGTGCGCCCGCTTCGTGCTGCAGCCCGAGCGTTTCGACGTGGTGGTCGCTTCCAACCTGTTCGGCGACCTGCTCTCCGACCTGGGCCCGGCCTGCACCGGCACCATCGGCCTGGCGGGTTCGGCCAACCTGAACCCCGAGCGCGAGTTTCCGTCGCTGTTCGAGCCGGTGCACGGCTCGGCGCCGGACATCTACGGCAAGCAGATCGCCAACCCCATCGGCATGATCTGGTCGGGCGCGATGATGCTCGATTTCCTCGGCGGTGCCGCGGGCAAGCAGGCGCATGACGCCATCCTCGCCGCCATCGAGACCGTGCTGCGCGAAGGCCCGCTGACACCGGATGCCGGTGGCAAGGCCGGCACGAGCGACGTCGGCAAGGCCATCGCCGAGGCCCTCTGA
- a CDS encoding SurA N-terminal domain-containing protein: MLDFVRNNRRLMLLLLLVLVFPSFVFFGVESYSRFMDSSHDAAKVDGRAISAQEVDNVVRDQSERARQILGANYDPRQFEGPEARKAVLEQLIQQRVMANAVANEHLTVSDAKLVEEINSLPAIAQLPRGKDGKIDDKAYLQLLQSQGMTPEQFDARMRFELATQQLGASVAATAFVPKSLIERLMAVRDQQREVQALLFKPAGYSAKVQPDAAALKAYYDSHQQAFSVPEQAQVEYLVLSGEALAASQPVTPEELKSYYESNIARFRIDEQRRASHILISAPKDAPAAQRQAAKDKAAKLLEEVRKHPDSFAEVARKNSQDPGSAEKGGDLGFMGRGALVKPFEDAMYALKEGQISDVVETDFGYHIIKLTGTKPAETRPLESVRTELEAELRKQFADKKFAEQADAFGNTVYEQADSLKPAADKFKLTIQTADNVTRQPNPALGAQSPLNNEKLLKALFSDDAIKNKRNTEAVQVAPNTLVAARIVAYRPATVRKFEDVEAQVREGYIAQQAAELARKDGEARLAKLKQADSAEGFGPVQTVSRTKAEGMAPQAVEAVMRADAAKLPALVGVDLGAQGYAVYRITKVSQPAQANPAQRQAEAQQLAQLAGQTDLQAFYESLKARAKVKLLAPAGATQEQGAE; the protein is encoded by the coding sequence ATGCTTGATTTCGTACGCAACAACCGGCGCCTGATGCTCTTGCTGCTGCTGGTGCTTGTTTTCCCGTCGTTCGTGTTCTTCGGCGTGGAAAGCTATTCGCGCTTCATGGACAGCTCGCACGATGCCGCCAAGGTCGATGGCCGTGCCATCAGCGCGCAGGAGGTCGATAACGTGGTGCGCGACCAGAGCGAGCGCGCGCGCCAGATCCTTGGCGCCAACTATGACCCGCGCCAGTTCGAGGGCCCGGAGGCACGCAAGGCCGTACTCGAGCAACTGATCCAGCAGCGTGTGATGGCCAATGCGGTGGCCAACGAGCACCTGACGGTGTCGGACGCCAAGCTGGTCGAAGAAATCAACAGCCTGCCGGCGATTGCGCAACTGCCGCGCGGCAAGGACGGCAAGATCGACGACAAGGCTTATCTGCAGCTGCTGCAGTCGCAGGGCATGACGCCCGAGCAGTTCGATGCGCGCATGCGCTTCGAGCTGGCCACGCAGCAGCTGGGCGCATCGGTTGCCGCGACGGCATTCGTGCCGAAGTCGCTGATCGAGCGCCTGATGGCGGTGCGTGACCAGCAGCGCGAGGTGCAGGCGCTGCTGTTCAAGCCGGCCGGCTACAGCGCCAAGGTCCAGCCCGATGCCGCCGCGCTGAAGGCCTACTATGACAGCCACCAGCAGGCCTTCTCGGTGCCGGAGCAGGCCCAGGTGGAATACCTGGTGCTGTCGGGCGAGGCCCTGGCCGCGTCGCAGCCGGTGACGCCGGAAGAACTGAAGTCGTACTACGAAAGCAATATCGCGCGCTTCCGCATCGACGAGCAGCGCCGCGCCAGCCATATCCTGATCAGCGCGCCGAAGGATGCGCCGGCCGCGCAGCGCCAGGCCGCCAAGGACAAGGCGGCCAAGCTGCTGGAAGAGGTGCGCAAGCATCCGGACAGCTTCGCCGAGGTGGCACGCAAGAACTCGCAGGATCCGGGTTCGGCCGAGAAGGGCGGCGACCTCGGCTTCATGGGCCGCGGCGCGCTGGTCAAGCCGTTCGAGGACGCCATGTACGCGCTCAAGGAGGGCCAGATCAGCGACGTGGTCGAGACCGACTTCGGCTACCACATCATCAAGCTGACCGGCACCAAGCCCGCGGAAACCCGGCCGCTGGAATCGGTGCGCACCGAGCTGGAAGCCGAACTGCGCAAGCAGTTCGCCGACAAGAAGTTTGCCGAGCAGGCCGATGCCTTCGGCAATACCGTCTACGAGCAGGCCGACAGCCTCAAGCCCGCCGCCGACAAGTTCAAGCTGACCATCCAGACCGCCGACAACGTCACGCGCCAGCCCAATCCGGCGCTGGGCGCGCAGAGCCCGCTGAACAACGAGAAGCTGCTCAAGGCGCTGTTCAGCGACGACGCCATCAAGAACAAGCGCAACACCGAAGCCGTGCAGGTCGCGCCCAACACGCTGGTGGCCGCGCGCATCGTCGCGTACCGCCCGGCGACCGTGCGCAAGTTCGAAGACGTCGAAGCGCAGGTGCGCGAAGGCTATATCGCCCAGCAGGCGGCGGAACTCGCGCGCAAGGATGGCGAAGCGCGGCTGGCCAAGCTGAAGCAGGCCGACAGCGCCGAGGGCTTCGGCCCGGTGCAGACGGTGTCGCGCACCAAGGCTGAGGGCATGGCGCCGCAGGCGGTGGAAGCGGTCATGCGCGCCGATGCCGCCAAGCTGCCGGCGCTGGTGGGTGTCGACCTGGGCGCGCAGGGCTATGCGGTCTATCGCATCACCAAGGTCAGCCAGCCGGCACAGGCCAATCCGGCGCAGCGCCAGGCCGAGGCGCAGCAGCTGGCGCAGCTGGCCGGCCAGACCGATCTGCAGGCCTTCTATGAAAGCCTGAAGGCCCGCGCCAAGGTCAAGCTGCTGGCGCCCGCAGGCGCGACGCAGGAGCAGGGCGCGGAGTGA
- a CDS encoding IS481 family transposase, with amino-acid sequence MPWSQTTVKQQREEFVRLARQADANIAELCRRFCISRKTGYKWLNREDLDDRTRRPHSSPGRTPAAVEEGVLAIRAEHSAWGARKIARVLERDHCVQIAPSTVNWVLRRHGLIDPAASAAATAWQRFEHDRPNALWQIDFKGHFATDTQRCHPLTVLDDHSRFNVLLRALGNEQFESVQEALEKAFARYGLPERINADNGPPWGSPVPRALTTLGAWLIRLGVRLSHSRPRHPQTNGKDERFHRTMQAELLANQRFRDLDDAQHHFSHWRHVYNFKRPHHALDMETPASRYAPSPRTMPRELPPIEYGSDDIVRKVGDGGRICFRGKTFRVGRALVGTPVALRPRVDLDGTFDVYFCHQKVATIDLQEAN; translated from the coding sequence TTGCCCTGGAGCCAAACCACCGTGAAGCAGCAAAGAGAAGAGTTCGTCCGCCTGGCACGCCAGGCGGACGCCAATATTGCGGAGCTTTGCCGCCGCTTCTGCATCAGTCGCAAGACCGGTTACAAGTGGTTGAACCGAGAGGATCTGGACGACCGAACTCGGCGGCCACATAGCTCTCCCGGCCGAACGCCAGCTGCCGTCGAAGAGGGCGTGCTAGCGATCCGAGCCGAACATTCGGCCTGGGGCGCCCGCAAGATCGCACGCGTACTGGAGCGTGACCACTGCGTCCAAATCGCGCCGAGCACAGTCAATTGGGTGCTGCGCCGCCATGGCTTGATCGATCCGGCCGCCAGCGCGGCCGCTACTGCCTGGCAGCGCTTCGAGCACGACCGGCCCAATGCACTATGGCAAATTGACTTTAAAGGCCACTTCGCTACCGACACGCAGCGGTGCCACCCACTCACGGTCTTGGACGATCACTCCCGGTTCAATGTGCTGCTCAGGGCCTTGGGCAACGAACAGTTTGAATCCGTACAGGAAGCGTTAGAGAAGGCTTTTGCGCGCTATGGGCTGCCCGAGCGCATCAATGCAGACAACGGCCCGCCCTGGGGTTCTCCAGTGCCCCGTGCACTTACCACGTTGGGTGCTTGGCTGATCCGCCTGGGGGTGCGGCTCAGTCATAGCCGACCTCGCCATCCGCAGACCAACGGTAAGGACGAGCGCTTCCATCGAACCATGCAGGCAGAGCTGTTGGCCAACCAGCGCTTCCGGGATCTGGACGATGCGCAGCATCACTTCAGCCATTGGCGCCACGTGTACAACTTCAAGCGCCCACACCACGCCCTGGATATGGAGACACCCGCAAGCCGCTATGCGCCTAGTCCACGGACGATGCCGCGCGAGCTCCCGCCTATCGAGTACGGCAGCGATGACATCGTGCGAAAGGTAGGCGACGGTGGGCGCATCTGCTTCCGAGGAAAGACGTTCCGGGTCGGACGAGCCTTGGTCGGAACGCCCGTAGCGCTGCGCCCTCGCGTGGATTTGGACGGCACCTTTGATGTCTACTTCTGCCATCAGAAGGTGGCCACAATAGACCTACAGGAGGCCAATTAA
- a CDS encoding arylesterase, which produces MDIGIRGKRRRLLLAAGMALAISAAAQAQAPASAPAKATSPALLVLGDSLSAEYGIARGAGWVTLLQDRLRQERFDYSVVNASISGETTIGGKTRLPELLSRHRPAIVVIELGANDALRGLPLQSTEANLRNLVTTAQQAGASVLLIGMRIPPNYGQDYTEKFVSLYPRLAGEYKVRLVPFFLDQVIARQDWFQPDRIHPTAAAQPALLDTVWPQLKPLLKRGAAK; this is translated from the coding sequence ATGGATATAGGGATCCGAGGGAAAAGGCGCAGGCTGCTGCTGGCAGCCGGCATGGCGCTGGCGATATCGGCCGCGGCTCAGGCACAGGCCCCGGCCAGCGCGCCGGCAAAGGCCACGTCCCCCGCGCTGCTGGTGCTGGGCGACAGCCTGTCGGCCGAATACGGCATCGCGCGCGGCGCGGGCTGGGTCACGCTGCTGCAGGACCGGCTGCGGCAGGAGCGCTTCGATTATAGCGTCGTCAATGCCAGCATCAGCGGCGAGACCACCATCGGCGGCAAGACCCGCCTGCCCGAGCTGCTGTCGCGGCACCGCCCCGCCATCGTGGTAATCGAGCTGGGTGCCAACGACGCGCTGCGCGGCTTGCCGCTGCAGTCCACCGAGGCCAACCTGCGCAACCTGGTCACCACGGCGCAGCAGGCGGGCGCGAGCGTCTTGCTGATCGGCATGCGCATCCCGCCCAACTACGGCCAGGACTACACCGAGAAATTCGTCTCGCTCTATCCCAGGCTGGCGGGCGAATACAAGGTGCGGCTGGTGCCCTTCTTCCTCGACCAGGTGATCGCGCGGCAAGACTGGTTCCAGCCCGACCGCATCCACCCGACCGCCGCGGCGCAGCCGGCGTTGCTCGATACGGTGTGGCCGCAGCTCAAGCCACTGCTCAAGCGCGGCGCGGCGAAGTGA